A genomic window from Spodoptera frugiperda isolate SF20-4 chromosome 29, AGI-APGP_CSIRO_Sfru_2.0, whole genome shotgun sequence includes:
- the LOC118268238 gene encoding peroxiredoxin: protein MKYILVSIILVLTFSNSCKSSLFESDSCYSFGSGNVFPGGARKIDHKLQFTKAMISKPAPEWEATAVVNGEITQLSLSSFKGKYLVFFFYPLDFTFVCPTEILAFSERVEEFRKINTEVVACSVDSHFTHLAWINTPRREGGLGKINIPLVSDLTHSIAKDYGVYLEDVGHTLRGLFIIDDKGVLRQITMNDLPVGRSVDETLRLVQAFQYTDKHGEVCPAGWKPGQDTIIPNPDEKKKYFEKVAKN from the exons atgaaatacatATTAGTATCAATTATATTAGTGTTAACATTTAGTAATTCATGTAAATCTTCATTATTCGAAAGTGACTCTTGTTATTCTTTCGGAAGCGGCAATGTTTTCCCTGGTGGTGCAAGAAAAATTGATCATAAATTACAGTTTACTAAGGCTATGA TTTCCAAGCCGGCACCGGAATGGGAAGCTACTGCAGTTGTCAATGGAGAAATTACACAGCTTTCATTATCAAGCTTCAAAGGGAAATACTTAGTATTTTTCTTCTATCCTCTAGATTT CACTTTTGTTTGCCCTACAGAAATATTGGCATTTTCTGAGAGAGTGGAAgagtttagaaaaataaacacggAAGTTGTTGCATGTTCGGTTGATTCTCATTTTACTCATCTTGCCTGGATAAACACCCCACGCAGAGAAGGGGGTCTAGGAAAAATTAATATTCCACTAGTGAGTGATTTAACTCACTCGATTGCCAAGGACTATGGTGTATACCTAGAAGATGTTGGTCACACTTTGAGAGGCCTGTTCATTATTGATGACAAGGGTGTCTTGAGGCAGATCACAATGAACGATTTACCTGTTGGAAGATCAGTTGATGAAACTTTAAGACTTGTACAAGCATTCCAGTATACAGATAAGCATGGTGAGGTGTGTCCTGCAGGGTGGAAACCAGGCCAAGATACG atAATACCCAACCCAGACGAAAAGAAGAAGTACTTTGAAAAAGTGGCAAAAAATTAA